The following coding sequences lie in one Silurus meridionalis isolate SWU-2019-XX chromosome 19, ASM1480568v1, whole genome shotgun sequence genomic window:
- the errfi1a gene encoding ERBB receptor feedback inhibitor 1a, which produces MRLDCSWSMSIAGLTVQEICLPPQSLFLHSSQCHSMSRAKPSWKCDNNLDNFYFSVESSVNCNVQSRQQVPSYLTGDKHRVHSYTLLSPGAQPLTTKKSRPTHLCIPSPFVSHTPSPNEDDQVVPGLQRLSVSDRISPPQTPSRAAKPLPPIPRSVDLSPDQTVDNEVEFFNGDDSRCLVSETCPKPSHFRYGMQSRRSFRECGQINYAYFEGPVPQQKKQQQKQQQQQQQPKKKHEHESQESLLPQQREPDQHEHSQHQHKATCMRQRKLRRSHSGPAGSYSKPSTLRPSCHHRNTQDLDKPEVPPRVPIPPRPIKTGDYRRWSAEVTAGTCSDDDRPPKVPPREPLSSGTSPKSLPIYHNGVMPPTQSFAPDPKYVSRGLRRQNSEGSPCILPIMENGRKASTTHYFLLPQRPTYLDKHEKYFVDSAVNRKTEASGSSLDWSCDSKKKTHSELV; this is translated from the exons ATGCGACTCGATTGCAGCTGGAGCATGTCCATTGCAGGCTTGACTGTCCAGGAGATTTGTTTACCCCCGCAAAGCCTCTTCCTGCATAGCAGTCAATGCCATAGCATGTCCAGAGCCAAGCCCTCCTGGAAATGCGACAATAATCTTGACAA CTTCTACTTCAGTGTTGAGTCCTCTGTAAATTGCAATGTCCAATCAAGGCAACAGGTGCCATCTTACTTAACAGGAGACA AACACAGAGTCCATTCCTATACGCTGCTGAGTCCCGGTGCCCAACCGTTGACTACCAAAAAGTCCCGACCCACTCACCTTTGCATCCCCTCTCCATTTGTTTCACACACCCCCAGCCCCAATGAAGATGACCAGGTGGTCCCTGGCTTGCAACGTCTCTCTGTATCTGACCGTATCTCCCCTCCTCAGACGCCTAGCCGAGCAGCAAAGCCTCTTCCCCCAATCCCTCGCTCTGTGGACTTATCTCCTGACCAGACTGTGGACAATGAGGTTGAGTTCTTTAATGGAGACGACAGTCGTTGTTTGGTGTCCGAAACGTGTCCAAAACCTTCCCACTTCCGGTATGGTATGCAAAGTCGACGAAGCTTTAGAGAGTGCGGACAAATCAATTATGCCTATTTTGAAGGGCCAGTACCCCAACagaaaaagcaacaacaaaaacaacaacaacaacagcagcagccaAAGAAAAAGCACGAACACGAGTCCCAGGAAAGCCTTCTTCCACAGCAAAGGGAACCGGATCAACACGAACACTCTCAGCATCAGCATAAAGCAACGTGTATGCGTCAGCGCAAGCTCCGGCGTTCCCATTCAGGCCCTGCAGGCTCCTACAGCAAACCCTCCACCCTTCGCCCGTCTTGCCATCACCGGAACACGCAAGACCTGGACAAACCCGAAGTCCCTCCTAGGGTACCCATTCCCCCACGGCCTATCAAAACCGGTGATTACCGTCGCTGGTCAGCAGAGGTCACTGCTGGGACATGTAGCGATGATGACCGACCTCCCAAAGTACCCCCTAGAGAACCTCTGTCCAGCGGCACAAGCCCTAAGAGCCTTCCTATTTACCACAACGGGGTCATGCCTCCAACCCAGAGCTTTGCCCCAGACCCCAAATACGTGAGTCGAGGACTGCGGAGGCAGAACAGCGAAGGATCCCCGTGCATTTTACCCATCATGGAAAACGGCAGGAAGGCCAGCACTACGCACTACTTCCTGCTCCCGCAGCGGCCCACGTATCTGGACAAGCACGAGAAATACTTTGTGGACAGTGCTGTGAATCGAAAGACTGAGGCATCAGGCTCCAGTTTGGACTGGTCATGTGACAGCAAGAAGAAAACACACTCGGAGCTTGTATAA